Below is a genomic region from Planctomycetia bacterium.
GAGCGACCAGTGCTGTCATGGGAGGCAAAGGGACTCTGGATCAGGCCAACAGGGCATTGAGAGCAGGAGACCTGCAACAGACACAGCAGGGACGGTTGGGTGTCGATCTATCTGTTCAGATGAACGAGATGAAGAATCAGTCTCAGCAAAGCAGGCAAATTCAACGCCAGGTCAATCAACGGAATTGCCTTGAAGTCAACGGAGTCTGGGTCGACGATCAGTATAAGAAAGCCACACCTACTTTTGCAATTAAAACGATGAGTAAAGCCTACTTCAAGTTGTTGGAAGTAAAGCCGGAGATGAAGGAAGTTCTCCAACTGGGCTCTTCCTTGATCTGGATTGCTCCCAATGGCACTGCTATTGTTGTCGATCCAAATACTGGAGAAGAAGAGATCACTGAAGCCGAGATAACAAAACTCTTTACAAAAGGAAGCTAATGTTGGGTCTGTGTTGCCAATTGTAGATGCGACAGGGGGCGAGTTGTGTGCTAAAGTTGAAACATGCCCTCGCCCACTAACCCTCAACGACTTGATCTCATCGATGCATTGCGCGGCTTTGCAGCGCTATGGGTGTTCCTTTACCATATCTGGAATGTACTCAATCCCTGGAAAACCAGTCAGGTCGCACCAGTATCATGGGATGTAAACCAATCCTGGTTTGACTCTCTCTCGTTCTTTGCCATTCAGTTCGGTTACTACGGAGTCACCATTTTTTTTGTTGTCAGTGGATTCTGCATCCATTTGCCGCAGGCCCGTCGTCGCGTTGTCGGTGGTCAGGATGGTTTGAAACTGGCAGCATTCTTTGAGCGCCGGTTTTGGCGACTCTATCCTGCTTACTTTGCAAGTCTGTTTGTAGCTTCACTCAGTTTAGGCGTAATGAGGCTGATGGAATATCAGTCGCGAGGCTGGCCACTGCCTTTGCCTGATGGGTTCTATGAGCAAGCTTTTGGCGTAAAGGAAATTCTTTACAACGCGTTCTTCTTGCTGCCATTCTTCGAATCAGCCAAAGACCTGAACAGTGTTCTGTGGACACTAGTATTCGAAGTGCAGTTTTATCTGTTGTACCCTGTGTTGCTCATCATGATGCGGAGAGTTGGCTTACTGCCAGTCGGTTTGATTCTCCTGATCTGCGAAATTATTATGGTCCCCATGCCCAAAAACAGCAGCAATTATTTGGATCATAGTCCATGGGATTACTTTTTTCTGGCGAAGTACTTTGAGTGGTATTTAGGTGTCATTGCAGCAGAATGTCTGGTGCGACAACGACGGCTGCCAAACAGAATGACATTGCTGTTTGTCGCTGTGGTGTGCCTTGCCATCAGTATGGTTTCAGTCTTTTACAGTGTTCTGTGGCCTTATCGTGACGTGTGGGTTGCACTGGCAACCTTCTTTTTCCTTCTGGGGATGCTTCCATATCAAAAAGAGAAAACGAATAATCACCTTTTCAAACTATTGGTATGGTTAGGCCTGTTTTCCTACAGCTTATATCTGTTGCATA
It encodes:
- a CDS encoding acyltransferase, which translates into the protein MPSPTNPQRLDLIDALRGFAALWVFLYHIWNVLNPWKTSQVAPVSWDVNQSWFDSLSFFAIQFGYYGVTIFFVVSGFCIHLPQARRRVVGGQDGLKLAAFFERRFWRLYPAYFASLFVASLSLGVMRLMEYQSRGWPLPLPDGFYEQAFGVKEILYNAFFLLPFFESAKDLNSVLWTLVFEVQFYLLYPVLLIMMRRVGLLPVGLILLICEIIMVPMPKNSSNYLDHSPWDYFFLAKYFEWYLGVIAAECLVRQRRLPNRMTLLFVAVVCLAISMVSVFYSVLWPYRDVWVALATFFFLLGMLPYQKEKTNNHLFKLLVWLGLFSYSLYLLHIPLMRIMYAGNTLLAEWLGRPGWQHVLIYDCIPIVIFTSWVFYLCFEKPYLKQR